In a genomic window of Epinephelus lanceolatus isolate andai-2023 chromosome 3, ASM4190304v1, whole genome shotgun sequence:
- the helt gene encoding hairy and enhancer of split-related protein helt: protein MASKMKDRKRTPISHKVIEKRRRDRINRCLNELGKTVPMALAKQNSGKLEKAEILEMTVQYLRALHSADFPRGREKGELLAEFANYFHYGYHECMKNLVHYLTTEDRAETKDIKYARILAFLQSKSRVVTEPVFGSVGSMPEPSDYLSQLHSSPEHQSHSPSDSVYQQSPPGHFSWHSSTRSPGLSYPAVPLSAHTQQHGGYLSPVQGLDHHYFNFIGHTHANTFSLHSAQHAM from the exons ATGGCATCAAAAATGAAAGACAGGAAG AGAACTCCCATCTCCCACAAAGTCATCGAGAAGCGAAGACGGGACCGCATTAATCGCTGCCTTAACGAATTAGGAAAAACTGTTCCAATGGCACTAGCAAAACAG AACTCTGGAAAGCTGGAGAAGGCTGAAATCTTGGAAATGACAGTTCAGTACCTGCGAGCTCTCCACTCAGCGGATTTCCCCCGCGGGAGAGAAAAAG GTGAACTGCTGGCTGAGTTTGCAAACTACTTCCACTACGGATACCACGAGTGTATGAAGAACCTGGTGCACTACCTGACCACAGAGGACAGGGCTGAAACCAAAGACATCAAGTACGCACGGATCCTCGCCTTCCTACAGTCTAAATCCCGTGTGGTCACCGAGCCTGTGTTCGGCTCCGTCGGCTCCATGCCCGAACCGTCTGACTACCTCAGCCAGCTGCACTCCTCCCCGGAGCACCAAAGCCACAGCCCGTCTGACTCCGTGTACCAGCAGAGTCCACCGGGACACTTCTCCTGGCACAGCTCGACCCGCAGCCCGGGCCTCTCATACCCAGCAGTGCCGCTCTCTGCGCACACGCAGCAGCACGGTGGATACTTGTCACCGGTGCAGGGACTCGATCACCACTATTTCAACTTCATCGGTCACACGCACGCAAACACGTTCAGTTTGCACAGTGCGCAACACGCCATGTAA